The following coding sequences lie in one Chelmon rostratus isolate fCheRos1 chromosome 2, fCheRos1.pri, whole genome shotgun sequence genomic window:
- the cand2 gene encoding cullin-associated NEDD8-dissociated protein 2 isoform X2 gives MSNVSYHISNLLEKMTSTDKDFRFMATNDLMLELQKDSIKLDEDSERKVVTMLLKLLEDKNGEVQNLAVKWLSGALVSFHSSLLSSLLPQLTSPRMAVRKRSILALGHLVPCCSPALFSQLTEHLLTELAKGPPTSMTRTYIQCLATISRQGGHRVGEHLEKLIPMVLKLTSVEDDELREYCFQAFEAFIRRCPKEMSPHVATVTQLCLKFMTFDPNYNYDDEEEEEDSMDIEDGLDEESDDEYSDDDDMSWKVRRSSIKCLEALINTRRDLLLSFYSSICPALLARFKEREENVRADVFAAFSTLLRQTRAGSCHHGPATPGSDSGKSREEEPAVAMLKKQVPLIVKALHRQLKEKSIKSRQGCFCLLTELAHTVPGALEQHIPALIPGIVFSLTDKSTSSTMRIDTLSFFHVLLLSHPPQAFQPHMQVLLPPVVACVEDSFYKITSEALLVAQQLVKVMRPQGQTATAGGFDPKPFIREVFSVTLKRLKATDIDQEVKERAISCMGHMVCHLGDHLRAELQGVLTIFLERLKNEITRLTAVRTVALIAASPLKIDLSSILPEALSVLGSFLRKNQRALKLGTLACLTALVTHHAASIKPAALEPVMCELPALVDENDMHVSQVSVTLLTCMAKACPSSLAKISSSVLAGVFRLVHSPLLQSGALAAILDFLQALVLSKTSNLGYSQLLKSLTDPFHSSHSSADSSIIHRQSYHSVARCVAALSSACPRETAGTVAGLMQEVKSPGSPESARVLALLCLGEVGRSGSLGGSKEVQGVILEAIASTNEEVKTAASCALGGMAVGSLNDYLPFLLKEISSQPRRQYLLLHSLKEVISACPASSLSPHVESIWALLFQNCECQEEGTRNLVAECLGKLTLVNAAQLLPRLRQQLKAGSPLARSTVVTAIKFTIIDQPAPIDSLLKDCIAHNKPSLIRGLLATVLPHLYKETQIRKDLIREVEMGPFKHTVDDGLDVRKAAFECMYTLLDSCLEGLDVLQFLDHVEEGLKDHYDIRMLTFLMLARLASLCPAAVLQRLDRLIEPLKATCTTKVKAGSVKQEFEKQEELRRSAMRAVAALLAVPEVERSPSMADFANQIRTNADMASIYQSVQGGEGGGLGPAESMDMS, from the exons ATGTCGAATGTGTCCTACCACATCTCCAACTTGTTGGAGAAAATGACATCTACTGACAAAGATTTTAG gttCATGGCCACAAATGACCTGATGCTGGAGCTCCAGAAGGACAGCATAAAGCTGGACGAGGACAGCGAGAGGAAAGTGGTGACCATGCTGCTTAAACTGCTGGAGGACAAGAACGGGGAGGTGCAGAACCTGGCTGTGAAGTG GCTGAGTGGTGCCCTGGTCAGTTTtcacagctctctgctctccagcctGCTGCCTCAG TTAACCAGCCCCAGGATGGCGGTCAGGAAGCGCTCCATCCTGGCTCTCGGTCACCTGGTGCCCTGCTGCAGCCCCGCCCTCTTCTCCCAGCTGACCGAACACCTGTTGACGGAGTTGGCCAAGGGCCCGCCCACTTCCATGACGAGGACGTACATCCAGTGCCTGGCAACCATTAGCCGTCAGGGCGGCCATCGTGTCG gTGAACATTTAGAGAAACTGATCCCCATGGTGCTTAAACTCACCAGCGTGGAGGATGACGAGCTGAGAGAATATTGTTTCCAGGCATTTGAAGCTTTTATACGCAG gtgtccAAAGGAGATGTCCCCCCATGTTGCCACGGTAACACAGCTTTGTCTTAAGttcatgacctttgacccgAACTACAATTAcgatgatgaggaagaagaagaagatagcATGGACATAGAGGACGGGCTTGATGAAG AATCAGACGATGAGTACAGCGACGACGATGACATGAGCTGGAAGGTGCGGCGCTCCTCCATCAAGTGTCTGGAGGCTTTGATCAACACGAGGCGggacctcctcctctccttctacTCCTCCATCTGCCCCGCTCTGCTAGCCCGATTCAAGGAGCGCGAGGAGAACGTGAGGGCGGACGTCTTCGCCGCCTTTTCCACGCTGCTGAGGCAAACGCGAGCGGGATCGTGCCACCACGGCCCCGCGACGCCCGGGTCTGACTCCgggaagagcagagaggaggagccGGCGGTCGCCATGCTGAAGAAGCAG GTGCCGCTGATAGTGAAGGCCCTCCACCGACAGCTGAAGGAGAAGAGCATTAAATCTCGACAGGGCTGCTTCTGTCTCCTCACTGAACTGGCTCACACTGTACCTGGAGCCCTGGAACAGCACATACCTGCCCTAATacctg GCATTGTCTTCTCCCTGACAGACAagtccacctcctccaccatgAGGATCGACACGCTCTCCTTCTtccacgtcctcctcctctcccaccctcCTCAAGCCTTTCAGCCACACATGCAG gtgctgctgccTCCGGTGGTGGCCTGTGTAGAAGACAGTTTCTATAAGATCACCTCTGAGGCTCTGCTGGTCGCCCAGCAGCTGGTCAAAGTGATGAGGCCGCAGGGACAGACCGCCACGGCGGGGGGGTTCGACCCCAAACCATTTATCAGAGAG GTGTTCTCTGTAACCCTGAAGAGGCTGAAAGCAACAGACATCGACcaggaagtgaaagagaggGCTATTTCCTGTATGGGTCACATGGTGTGTCACCTCGGCGACCACCTGCGGGCGGAGCTGCAGGGTGTTTTGACGATATTCCTGGAGAGGTTAAAGAATGAGATCACAAGACTGACAGCAGTGCGGACCGTCGCCCTCATCGCTGCGTCTCCGTTAAAG ATCGACTTGTCGTCCATCCTGCCAGAAGCTCTGTCAGTGTTGGGATCTTTCCTGAGGAAGAACCAGCGCGCCCTGAAGCTCGGCACGCTGGCGTGTTTGACCGCGCTGGTCACGCATCACGCCGCCAGCATCAAACCGGCGGCGCTGGAGCCTGTGATGTGCGAACTTCCTGCCCTGGTGGACGAGAACGACATGCACGTGTCGCAG GTATCCGTCACCTTGCTGACCTGCATGGCCAAAGCCTGCCCCTCCTCTCTGGCTAAGAtcagctcctctgtgctggCGGGAGTCTTCAGGCTCGTCCATTCCCCGCTGCTGCAGAGCGGTGCACTGGCAGCCATACTGGACTTCCTACAGGCACTGGTGCTATCCAAAACCAGTAACCTGGGCTACAG tcaGCTGCTGAAGTCTCTCACAGATCCGTTCCACAGCTCTCACTCCTCAGCAGACTCCTCCATCATCCACAGGCAGTCGTATCACTCCGTTGCTCGCTGTGTGGCAGCTCTGTCCTCCGCCTGCCCCAGAGAAACAGCTGGCACTGTGGCCGGCCTCAtgcaggag GTTAAGAGTCCTGGTTCTCCAGAGTCTGCTCGAGTCCTGGCTCTGTTGTGTCTGGGGGAGGTGGGAAGGTCCGGCAGCCTGGGAGGAAGTAAGGAGGTGCAGGGAGTCATCCTGGAGGCCATCGCCTCCACTAATGAAGAG GTGAAGACGGCAGCGTCCTGCGCTTTAGGCGGCATGGCGGTGGGCAGCCTGAACGACTACCTGCCCTTCCTCCTGAAGGAGATCTCCTCCCAGCCGCGGAGACAATACCTGCTCCTGCACTCCCTCAAAGAAGTCATcag cGCCTGTCCAGCCTCTAGTCTCTCGCCCCATGTGGAGTCTATCTGGGCTTTGCTGTTTCAGAACTGCGAGTGTCAGGAAGAGGGGACCAGGAACCTGGTGGCTGAATGTCTGGGAAAATTGACTTTAGTCAATGCTGCTCAGCTATTACCCAGACTTAGACAGCAACTGAAGGCTG GTTCTCCTCTGGCTCGCAGCACAGTGGTGACAGCGATCAAGTTCACCATCATTGACCAACCTGCTCCCATAGATTCACTGCTGAAGGACTGCATAG CTCATAACAAACCATCTCTAATCCGTGGTCTCCTAGCAACAGTGCTGCCTCACCTCTATAAGGAGACCCAGATCAGGAAGGACCTCATCAGAGAA GTGGAGATGGGTCCATTCAAACACACTGTGGATGATGGTTTGGATGTACGTAAAGCTGCGTTCGAGTGTATGTACACTCTGCTGGACAGCTGCCTGGAGGGGCTGGACGTCCTGCAGTTCCTAGATCATGTAGAGGAAGGACTCAAAGATCACTATGATATCAGG atgcTGACTTTCCTGATGCTAGCCAGACTGGCCtcactgtgtcctgctgctgttctccaaAGACTGGACCGACTGATAGAACCACTTAAGGCTACCTGCACTACCAAA GTGAAGGCCGGGTCTGTGAAGCAGGAATTTGAGAAACAGGAGGAGTTGCGGCGCTCTGCCATGCGCGCTGTCGCCGCCCTGCTGGCTGTGCCCGAGGTGGAGAGGAGCCCCAGCATGGCCGACTTCGCCAACCAGATCAGAACCAACGCTGACATGGCTTCCATCTACCAGAGCGTCCAGGGCGGGGAGGGAGGCGGGTTAGGACCCGCAGAGAGCATGGATATGAGCTAG
- the cand2 gene encoding cullin-associated NEDD8-dissociated protein 2 isoform X1, with translation MSNVSYHISNLLEKMTSTDKDFRFMATNDLMLELQKDSIKLDEDSERKVVTMLLKLLEDKNGEVQNLAVKCLAPLVSKVKEPQVETMVDTLCSNMMSDKEQLRDISSMGLKTVIAELPLSSSGLTLTVSVCKKITSQLIGAMGKQEDVTVQLEALDILSDMLGRLSGALVSFHSSLLSSLLPQLTSPRMAVRKRSILALGHLVPCCSPALFSQLTEHLLTELAKGPPTSMTRTYIQCLATISRQGGHRVGEHLEKLIPMVLKLTSVEDDELREYCFQAFEAFIRRCPKEMSPHVATVTQLCLKFMTFDPNYNYDDEEEEEDSMDIEDGLDEESDDEYSDDDDMSWKVRRSSIKCLEALINTRRDLLLSFYSSICPALLARFKEREENVRADVFAAFSTLLRQTRAGSCHHGPATPGSDSGKSREEEPAVAMLKKQVPLIVKALHRQLKEKSIKSRQGCFCLLTELAHTVPGALEQHIPALIPGIVFSLTDKSTSSTMRIDTLSFFHVLLLSHPPQAFQPHMQVLLPPVVACVEDSFYKITSEALLVAQQLVKVMRPQGQTATAGGFDPKPFIREVFSVTLKRLKATDIDQEVKERAISCMGHMVCHLGDHLRAELQGVLTIFLERLKNEITRLTAVRTVALIAASPLKIDLSSILPEALSVLGSFLRKNQRALKLGTLACLTALVTHHAASIKPAALEPVMCELPALVDENDMHVSQVSVTLLTCMAKACPSSLAKISSSVLAGVFRLVHSPLLQSGALAAILDFLQALVLSKTSNLGYSQLLKSLTDPFHSSHSSADSSIIHRQSYHSVARCVAALSSACPRETAGTVAGLMQEVKSPGSPESARVLALLCLGEVGRSGSLGGSKEVQGVILEAIASTNEEVKTAASCALGGMAVGSLNDYLPFLLKEISSQPRRQYLLLHSLKEVISACPASSLSPHVESIWALLFQNCECQEEGTRNLVAECLGKLTLVNAAQLLPRLRQQLKAGSPLARSTVVTAIKFTIIDQPAPIDSLLKDCIGDFLKTLQDGDINVRRVALVMFNSAAHNKPSLIRGLLATVLPHLYKETQIRKDLIREVEMGPFKHTVDDGLDVRKAAFECMYTLLDSCLEGLDVLQFLDHVEEGLKDHYDIRMLTFLMLARLASLCPAAVLQRLDRLIEPLKATCTTKVKAGSVKQEFEKQEELRRSAMRAVAALLAVPEVERSPSMADFANQIRTNADMASIYQSVQGGEGGGLGPAESMDMS, from the exons ATGTCGAATGTGTCCTACCACATCTCCAACTTGTTGGAGAAAATGACATCTACTGACAAAGATTTTAG gttCATGGCCACAAATGACCTGATGCTGGAGCTCCAGAAGGACAGCATAAAGCTGGACGAGGACAGCGAGAGGAAAGTGGTGACCATGCTGCTTAAACTGCTGGAGGACAAGAACGGGGAGGTGCAGAACCTGGCTGTGAAGTG CCTGGCCCCTCTGGTGAGCAAGGTGAAGGAGCCTCAGGTGGAGACGATGGTGGACACGCTGTGTTCAAACATGATGTCCGACAAGGAGCAGCTGAGAGACATTTCCAGCATGGGACTGAAGACCGTGATCGCCGAGCTGCCGCTGTCTTCATCAG GTTTAACCctgactgtcagtgtgtgtaagAAGATCACCTCTCAGCTGATTGGTGCCATGGGGAAACAAGAAGACGTGACAGTTCAGTTGGAGGCGCTGGACATCCTGTCGGACATGTTGGGAAG GCTGAGTGGTGCCCTGGTCAGTTTtcacagctctctgctctccagcctGCTGCCTCAG TTAACCAGCCCCAGGATGGCGGTCAGGAAGCGCTCCATCCTGGCTCTCGGTCACCTGGTGCCCTGCTGCAGCCCCGCCCTCTTCTCCCAGCTGACCGAACACCTGTTGACGGAGTTGGCCAAGGGCCCGCCCACTTCCATGACGAGGACGTACATCCAGTGCCTGGCAACCATTAGCCGTCAGGGCGGCCATCGTGTCG gTGAACATTTAGAGAAACTGATCCCCATGGTGCTTAAACTCACCAGCGTGGAGGATGACGAGCTGAGAGAATATTGTTTCCAGGCATTTGAAGCTTTTATACGCAG gtgtccAAAGGAGATGTCCCCCCATGTTGCCACGGTAACACAGCTTTGTCTTAAGttcatgacctttgacccgAACTACAATTAcgatgatgaggaagaagaagaagatagcATGGACATAGAGGACGGGCTTGATGAAG AATCAGACGATGAGTACAGCGACGACGATGACATGAGCTGGAAGGTGCGGCGCTCCTCCATCAAGTGTCTGGAGGCTTTGATCAACACGAGGCGggacctcctcctctccttctacTCCTCCATCTGCCCCGCTCTGCTAGCCCGATTCAAGGAGCGCGAGGAGAACGTGAGGGCGGACGTCTTCGCCGCCTTTTCCACGCTGCTGAGGCAAACGCGAGCGGGATCGTGCCACCACGGCCCCGCGACGCCCGGGTCTGACTCCgggaagagcagagaggaggagccGGCGGTCGCCATGCTGAAGAAGCAG GTGCCGCTGATAGTGAAGGCCCTCCACCGACAGCTGAAGGAGAAGAGCATTAAATCTCGACAGGGCTGCTTCTGTCTCCTCACTGAACTGGCTCACACTGTACCTGGAGCCCTGGAACAGCACATACCTGCCCTAATacctg GCATTGTCTTCTCCCTGACAGACAagtccacctcctccaccatgAGGATCGACACGCTCTCCTTCTtccacgtcctcctcctctcccaccctcCTCAAGCCTTTCAGCCACACATGCAG gtgctgctgccTCCGGTGGTGGCCTGTGTAGAAGACAGTTTCTATAAGATCACCTCTGAGGCTCTGCTGGTCGCCCAGCAGCTGGTCAAAGTGATGAGGCCGCAGGGACAGACCGCCACGGCGGGGGGGTTCGACCCCAAACCATTTATCAGAGAG GTGTTCTCTGTAACCCTGAAGAGGCTGAAAGCAACAGACATCGACcaggaagtgaaagagaggGCTATTTCCTGTATGGGTCACATGGTGTGTCACCTCGGCGACCACCTGCGGGCGGAGCTGCAGGGTGTTTTGACGATATTCCTGGAGAGGTTAAAGAATGAGATCACAAGACTGACAGCAGTGCGGACCGTCGCCCTCATCGCTGCGTCTCCGTTAAAG ATCGACTTGTCGTCCATCCTGCCAGAAGCTCTGTCAGTGTTGGGATCTTTCCTGAGGAAGAACCAGCGCGCCCTGAAGCTCGGCACGCTGGCGTGTTTGACCGCGCTGGTCACGCATCACGCCGCCAGCATCAAACCGGCGGCGCTGGAGCCTGTGATGTGCGAACTTCCTGCCCTGGTGGACGAGAACGACATGCACGTGTCGCAG GTATCCGTCACCTTGCTGACCTGCATGGCCAAAGCCTGCCCCTCCTCTCTGGCTAAGAtcagctcctctgtgctggCGGGAGTCTTCAGGCTCGTCCATTCCCCGCTGCTGCAGAGCGGTGCACTGGCAGCCATACTGGACTTCCTACAGGCACTGGTGCTATCCAAAACCAGTAACCTGGGCTACAG tcaGCTGCTGAAGTCTCTCACAGATCCGTTCCACAGCTCTCACTCCTCAGCAGACTCCTCCATCATCCACAGGCAGTCGTATCACTCCGTTGCTCGCTGTGTGGCAGCTCTGTCCTCCGCCTGCCCCAGAGAAACAGCTGGCACTGTGGCCGGCCTCAtgcaggag GTTAAGAGTCCTGGTTCTCCAGAGTCTGCTCGAGTCCTGGCTCTGTTGTGTCTGGGGGAGGTGGGAAGGTCCGGCAGCCTGGGAGGAAGTAAGGAGGTGCAGGGAGTCATCCTGGAGGCCATCGCCTCCACTAATGAAGAG GTGAAGACGGCAGCGTCCTGCGCTTTAGGCGGCATGGCGGTGGGCAGCCTGAACGACTACCTGCCCTTCCTCCTGAAGGAGATCTCCTCCCAGCCGCGGAGACAATACCTGCTCCTGCACTCCCTCAAAGAAGTCATcag cGCCTGTCCAGCCTCTAGTCTCTCGCCCCATGTGGAGTCTATCTGGGCTTTGCTGTTTCAGAACTGCGAGTGTCAGGAAGAGGGGACCAGGAACCTGGTGGCTGAATGTCTGGGAAAATTGACTTTAGTCAATGCTGCTCAGCTATTACCCAGACTTAGACAGCAACTGAAGGCTG GTTCTCCTCTGGCTCGCAGCACAGTGGTGACAGCGATCAAGTTCACCATCATTGACCAACCTGCTCCCATAGATTCACTGCTGAAGGACTGCATAG GTGACTTCCTGAAGACCCTGCAGGATGGGGACATCAACGTGCGCCGCGTCGCTTTGGTGATGTTTAACTCTGCAGCTCATAACAAACCATCTCTAATCCGTGGTCTCCTAGCAACAGTGCTGCCTCACCTCTATAAGGAGACCCAGATCAGGAAGGACCTCATCAGAGAA GTGGAGATGGGTCCATTCAAACACACTGTGGATGATGGTTTGGATGTACGTAAAGCTGCGTTCGAGTGTATGTACACTCTGCTGGACAGCTGCCTGGAGGGGCTGGACGTCCTGCAGTTCCTAGATCATGTAGAGGAAGGACTCAAAGATCACTATGATATCAGG atgcTGACTTTCCTGATGCTAGCCAGACTGGCCtcactgtgtcctgctgctgttctccaaAGACTGGACCGACTGATAGAACCACTTAAGGCTACCTGCACTACCAAA GTGAAGGCCGGGTCTGTGAAGCAGGAATTTGAGAAACAGGAGGAGTTGCGGCGCTCTGCCATGCGCGCTGTCGCCGCCCTGCTGGCTGTGCCCGAGGTGGAGAGGAGCCCCAGCATGGCCGACTTCGCCAACCAGATCAGAACCAACGCTGACATGGCTTCCATCTACCAGAGCGTCCAGGGCGGGGAGGGAGGCGGGTTAGGACCCGCAGAGAGCATGGATATGAGCTAG
- the sec13 gene encoding protein SEC13 homolog codes for MVSVINTVDTSHEDMIHDAQMDYYGTRLATCSSDRTVKIFDVRNGGQILVADLRGHEGPVWQVAWAHPMFGNILASCSYDRKVIIWKEENGSWDKMYEYTGHESSVNSVCWGPYDFGLILACGSSDGAISLLTFTGDQQWDIKKISNAHTIGCNAVSWAPAVVPGSLIDQPSGQKPNYVKRFVSGGCDNLVKLWKEEDGQWKEDQKLEAHSDWVRDVGWAPSIGLPTSTIASCSQDGRVFIWTCDDPAGNTWTAKLLHKFNDVVWHVSWSITGNILAVSGGDNKVTLWKESMDGQWACISDVSKGQGAVSTITDTQQSEQ; via the exons ATG GTTTCCGTCATAAACACAGTGGACACCTCCCACGAGGACATGATC CACGATGCCCAGATGGACTACTATGGTACTCGACTCGCCACCTGTTCCTCTGACCGCACCGTAAAGATCTTCGATGTCAGAAATGGAGGCCAGATACTGGTAGCAGACCTCAGAGG CCATGAGGGTCCCGTGTGGCAGGTTGCGTGGGCTCACCCAATGTTCGGCAATATTCTGGCCTCCTGCTCCTACGACCGTAAGGTCATCATCTGGAAAGAGGAGAACGGATCCTGGGACAAGATGTATGAATACACCGGACACGAGTCGTCAG TGAACTCAGTCTGCTGGGGTCCTTATGACTTTGGTCTGATCCTGGCCTGTGGAAGCTCAGACGGTGCCATTTCCCTTCTCACATTCACTGGGGATCAGCAGTGGGACATCAAGAAGATCAGCAACGCACACACT ATCGGCTGTAACGCAGTGAGCTGGGCTCCCGCCGTGGTTCCAGGCAGCCTGATTGATCAGCCGTCAGGGCAGAAACCAAACTACGTCAAACGCTTCGTCTCTGGAGGCTGCGACAACCTGGTCAAACTCTGGAA aGAGGAAGACGGTCAGTGGAAGGAGGATCAGAAGCTGGAGGCTCACAGTGATTGGGTGAGAGACGTCGGCTGGGCTCCTTCTATTGGTCTTCCCACCAGCACCATCGCCAGCTGCTCCCag GACGGACGTGTGTTTATCTGGACGTGTGACGACCCCGCAGGAAACACCTGGACGGCCAAACTGCTCCATAAGTTCAATGATGTTGTTTGGCACGTCAGCTGGTCCATCACTGGAAATATACTGGCTGTTTCTGGAGGAGACAACAAG GTGACGCTGTGGAAGGAGTCGATGGACGGTCAGTGGGCGTGTATCAGTGACGTCAGTAAGGGCCAGGGAGCCGTCTCCaccatcacagacacacagcagagcgagcagtga